In Pseudophryne corroboree isolate aPseCor3 chromosome 7, aPseCor3.hap2, whole genome shotgun sequence, a single window of DNA contains:
- the LOC134943622 gene encoding uncharacterized protein LOC134943622: MSPLRARCSRHATGTVSRYARHTILFSLQGGAWTPTRENKCRYAGCRDPGAGILFAGIPSVGILKTTPLVDPSPELFESTGLTDETFLGFEDSRAEVSSRTLEKSPELRTSEAPGAAAPQDGEEVPRTSRGLASGIGHFYRPDLLQDSSEDDEVEVQQPAVSTSLSAQMQLVADVQEGQDPSNVQRVHTLASQITSRQDTYTSVVETRLDAIEKTMEKMANSLVEMQKAHADSTAEMQKTRREDHRETMDILHILATSINRLVENTSCLAHSTDNMSESQRHSASSQQIIATTLQMMYDKLPEPAHQHAGDPPLPSSQAIWTPPSLPPPPSWYRQSQLYQGYTGMYPTHQMSPPPTPAATSTPARAPRPSQHTPQPPRASTPHQEEEEYPDRQPP; encoded by the exons atgagccccttgcgggctcgctgctctcgccacgctacgggcacggtgtcgcgctacgcgcgtcacactattttattctccctccaggggggggcatggacccccacaagggagaataagtgtcggtatgccggctgtcgggatcccggcgccggtatactgttcgccgggatcccgtcagttggcatactgaagaccaccccccttgtggacccatcacccgaactgtttgagtctacagggttaacggatgagacttttcttgggtttgaagacagccgtgcagaagtatccagccggacccttgaaaagtctccagaattgaggacaagcgaagctccaggagcagcggcacctcaggatggagaag aggtgccacggaccagcagaggacttgcgtcggggattggtcacttctacaggccggatctcctacaggattcatcagaggatgacgaggtggaagtgcagcagcctgctgtttctacatccctgt ctgcacaaatgcaattggtggccgacgtacaggaagggcaggatccctcaaatgttcagagggtacacaccctggcatcccagattacttcccgccaggatacttacacgagtgtcgttgaaaccagactggacgccattgagaagacaatggagaagatggcaaacagtctggttgaaatgcaaaaggctcatgctgacagcacggccgaaatgcaaaagaccagacgagaagatcacagggagactatggacatccttcacattctggccacatccatcaaccggctggtggaaaacacatcatgcctggcacacagcactgacaacatgtcggagagccaacgacattcggcatccagccaacagatcatcgcaaccacactgcagatgatgtacgataagctcccagagccagctcatcaacacgctggtgatccaccacttccgTCATCACAAGCGAtatggacgcctccttcccttcctccaccaccatcctggtatagacagtcacagctgtaccaaggatatacagggatgtaccccacccaccagatgtctccaccaccaacaccggccgcaacatctacacccgcacgggcaccgaggccaagtcaacacactccccagccgcccagggcatcgacgcctcatcaggaggaagaagagtatCCGGacagacaaccaccataa